Part of the Thermococcus sp. 18S1 genome, AACCTCTCCGAATACCAGAAACGCGTACACCACCGCGCTCATCGGGTCCAGATAGCTCAGCAGGGCCGCCTCGTTGACCTCCACCTCTTTGAGCCCGTCCATGTAGAGGAACAGCGCCAGAACGGTGTGAACCCCGACGAGGACGAGAACCGCCCACCAGACGGGTCCCCCAACGCCTGAAACCGCCATAAACGGGGCGAGCACGAGCGATGCTATCGCGAGCTGGAGGAACGTCAGCGTTTTGCCGTCGATTCCGCGCAGGAACCTCCCGAGGTTCGGTATCAGGGCGTAGAAGAAGGCCGCCGTCAGGGCGAGTAGGATTCCGACGAAGTCCCTGTTGCCCAAATCTATGTTCTGGCCGCTCATAATCAGGATAAGCCCCGCGAATGCGGTGCCTATGAGGAGCCAGCTCTTCAGGCTCAGTTTCTCACCGAGGAAGCGCCACGAGATAACCGTCGCTATTATCGGCGCTATGTAATAGACGAGAACCGCGTTTGCTATGGTGGTGTAGTTGAACGCCGTGAACAGGAAAACCCAGTTCAGGGCGAGGGAAACGCCCAGTGCCAGGAGGGGCTTCCATCTGCTCCTCAGGAGGGACGGAAGCGATGAGGCCCATCCCTTACTGCCCGCCAGGACGGCGAGGAGCAGGAGGGCGCCGAGGGACACCCTGAAGAAGGCGACCCCTAGGCCGGACAG contains:
- a CDS encoding EamA family transporter, coding for MNGRIKIATAMLIWGSVGIFARFSNLSGLGVAFFRVSLGALLLLAVLAGSKGWASSLPSLLRSRWKPLLALGVSLALNWVFLFTAFNYTTIANAVLVYYIAPIIATVISWRFLGEKLSLKSWLLIGTAFAGLILIMSGQNIDLGNRDFVGILLALTAAFFYALIPNLGRFLRGIDGKTLTFLQLAIASLVLAPFMAVSGVGGPVWWAVLVLVGVHTVLALFLYMDGLKEVEVNEAALLSYLDPMSAVVYAFLVFGEVPGVRTALGGALILLASLLDIKARGS